The following are encoded in a window of Daphnia magna isolate NIES unplaced genomic scaffold, ASM2063170v1.1 Dm_contigs545, whole genome shotgun sequence genomic DNA:
- the LOC123469208 gene encoding uncharacterized protein LOC123469208 has protein sequence MEGNQHEEYSRQWKKAQELANQHLFKAQTKQKKYYDEGTKSVKYNPGDLMEKKLLLFCILTTLQTTHTIFSSVCDCNYVKTRGILDINSPYYCQNPSTNHQPRYLTNYTLMTKQNPVKTWKGWTCKQWIKTKKITGSFWIGSFDTVYSQETKLLSAIECWEMVNNKKCGGNLMQAGTTTLSFTSTPTGEGKWYAIKEYHALNCLAEEITLKQETPESLVESPFGFLNTTQQEGEYTQNHNTIVWGDRSTNSSNSQIIFKGEGYIELTNSMINVNTSRLLDNNKQIEITFSNKPDINNKEFAQPGFKVVGMPLTFLIFPNQVNVDTWSCNEYADPIASKVKRSTNNEIEFLDNRAKKEAMGKRLYSISYAWGSIRIGTSYNNKRRRKWNND, from the exons ATGGAGggaaatcaacatgaagaatatTCTCGCCAGTGGAAAAAGGCACAAGAATTAGCGAACCaacatttgttcaaagctcaaacgaagcagaaaaagtattATGATGAAGGGACAAAAAGTGTCAAGTACAATCCCGGCGATCTG atggagaaaaaattacTACTCTTTTGCATTCTAACTACATTGCAAACAACCCACACAATCTTCTCGTCTGTATGCGATTGCAACTATGTTAAAACACGAGGAATTCTAGATATTAACTCACCATACTATTGCCAAAACCCCAGCACTAACCATCAACCACGATACCTAACAAATTATACGCTAATGACTAAACAAAATCCagtaaaaacttggaaaggatggacttgcaaacaatggattaagacaaagaaaataaccggatctttctggatagggtcttttgacacagtttattcacaggaaacaaaattgctctcagcaattgaatgctgggaaatggtaaataataaaaaatgtgggggtaatcttatgcaggcaggaacaacaacgttgagttttacatcaactcctacaggggaagggaagtggtatgctatcaaagaataccatgcattaaattgtttagcagaagagataacattaaaacaagagacaccagaaagcttagtggaaagtccatttggattcttaaacaccactcagcaagaaggggagtatacacaaaatcataACACCATAGTATGGGGAGATAGATcaacaaattcatcaaattcacaaattatttttaaaggtgaagGGTATATAGAATTAACAAACTCAATGATTAATGTAAATACTAGCCGTCTTCTTGATAATAACAAGCAGATAGAAATAACTTTctctaacaaaccagatataaataataaagaatttgcCCAACCTGGATTTAAAGTAGTAGGGATGCCTTtaacatttcttatttttcca AACCAAGTAAATGTAGATACATGGTCTTGCAATGAATACGCAGATCCAATAGCGAGCAAAGTAAAACGGTCGACTaataacgaaattgaatttcttgacaATCGTGCTAAGAAAGAAGCTATGGGAAAAAGACTTTACAGCATATCGTATGCATGGGGTTCGATACGAATTGGGACATCCTATAATAACaaacgtagaagaaaatggaataatgatTAA